A stretch of the Pan paniscus chromosome 2, NHGRI_mPanPan1-v2.0_pri, whole genome shotgun sequence genome encodes the following:
- the LOC100996032 gene encoding LINE-1 retrotransposable element ORF1 protein isoform X1: MGEKQSRKTGNSKKQSASPPPKERSSSPAMEESWTENEFDELREEGFRRSNYSELREDIQTKGKEVENFEKNLEECITRITNTEKCLKELMELKTKARELHEECRSLRSQCNQLEERVSATEDEMNEMKQEGKFREKRIKRNEQSLQEIWDYVKRPNLRLIGVPESDGENGTKLENTLQDIIQENFPNLARQANVQIQEIQRTPQRYSSRIATPRHIIVRFTKVEMKEKMLRAAREKGQVTLKGKPIRLTADLSAETLQATRECGPIFNILKEKNFQPRISYPAKLSFISEGEIKSFTDKQMLRDFVTTRPALKELLKEALNMERNNRYQPLQNHAKM; encoded by the coding sequence atgggggaaaaacagagcagaaaaactggaaactccaaaaagcagagtgcctctcctcctccaaaggaacgcagttcctcaccagcaatggaagaaagctggacggagaatgaatttgacgagctgagagaagaaggcttcagacgatcaaattactccgagctacgggaggacattcaaaccaaaggcaaagaagttgaaaactttgaaaaaaatttagaagaatgtataactagaataaccaatacagagaagtgcttaaaggagctgatggagctgaaaaccaaggctagagaactacatgaagaatgcagaagcctgaggagccaatgcaatcaactggaagaaagggtatcagcgacggaagatgaaatgaatgaaatgaagcaagaagggaagtttagagaaaaaagaataaaaagaaatgaacaaagcctccaagaaatatgggactatgtgaaaagaccaaatctacgtctgattggtgtacctgaaagtgatggggagaatggaaccaagttggaaaacactctgcaggatattatccaggagaacttccccaatctagcaaggcaggccaacgttcagattcaggaaatacagagaacgccacaaagatactcctctagaatagcaactccaagacacataattgtcagattcaccaaagttgaaatgaaggaaaaaatgttaagggcagccagagagaaaggtcaggttaccctcaaagggaagcccatcagactaacagcagatctctcggcagaaactctacaagccacaaGAGAAtgtgggccaatattcaacattcttaaagaaaagaattttcaacccagaatttcatatccagccaaactaagcttcataagtgaaggagaaataaaatcctttacagacaagcaaatgctgagagattttgtcaccaccaggcctgccctaaaagagctcctgaaggaagcactaaacatggaaaggaacaaccggtaccagccactgcaaaatcatgccaaaatgtaa